A stretch of Mesorhizobium sp. M2A.F.Ca.ET.046.03.2.1 DNA encodes these proteins:
- a CDS encoding OsmC family protein encodes MDRTANAVWKGNLTEGQGTLDTQSGTLKGTPYSFKARFQDESGKSGTNPEELIAAAHAGCYAMQLSHFLAENGTPAAELDAKAVVTLVPGTGITGSAITLVGKVPGIDAAKFKELAEKAKAECPVSKALGAIKVSLDARLG; translated from the coding sequence ATGGATCGCACCGCAAACGCCGTCTGGAAAGGCAATCTGACGGAAGGCCAGGGCACGCTCGACACGCAGAGCGGGACCTTGAAGGGCACGCCCTATTCCTTCAAGGCGCGCTTCCAGGACGAGAGCGGCAAATCCGGCACCAATCCGGAAGAGCTGATCGCGGCGGCGCATGCGGGCTGCTACGCCATGCAGCTGTCGCATTTCCTGGCCGAGAACGGCACGCCGGCCGCAGAGCTCGACGCCAAGGCGGTGGTGACGCTGGTTCCCGGCACCGGCATCACCGGCAGCGCCATCACCCTGGTCGGCAAGGTGCCCGGCATCGACGCGGCGAAGTTCAAGGAACTGGCCGAGAAGGCCAAGGCGGAGTGCCCGGTGTCGAAAGCGCTGGGGGCAATCAAGGTGTCGCTGGACGCAAGGTTGGGGTGA
- a CDS encoding YciI family protein, with translation MKYVLLVYGEEKDLYALTPERAARLDADSLAYDRDLDRQGRLVIAQALQSVKTSKSLRRRKGKVLVTDGPFAETKEQLLGFVMVEAADLAEALKIAERIPLAELGTVEVRAIYNIPGS, from the coding sequence ATGAAATATGTCCTGCTGGTCTATGGCGAGGAGAAGGACCTTTACGCGCTCACCCCGGAACGGGCGGCCAGGCTCGATGCCGACTCGCTTGCCTATGACAGGGACCTCGACAGGCAAGGCAGGTTGGTCATCGCACAGGCCCTGCAATCGGTGAAGACCTCGAAGTCGCTGAGGCGGCGCAAGGGCAAGGTACTGGTGACCGACGGGCCGTTCGCCGAGACCAAGGAGCAGCTGCTCGGCTTCGTCATGGTCGAGGCGGCCGACCTTGCCGAGGCGCTGAAGATCGCGGAGCGCATTCCGCTGGCCGAGCTCGGCACGGTCGAGGTCAGGGCGATCTACAACATACCGGGGTCATAG
- a CDS encoding ubiquinone biosynthesis hydroxylase yields MVDRKPDGAKADANREAPLDVLIAGAAYVGLTAAVSLKQARPGLAIAVVDAAPAGVWQRDGRASAIAAAASRMLEQLGVWDEIAPEAQAITEMIITDSRAADPVRPVFLTFDGEVAPGEPFAHMVANRDLNGALRRRAEKLGIDIIEGVAVSAFDVNGAGITVHLADGAAMKARLLIAADGVNSRLRDLAGIKTVKWEYGQSGIVCTVAHERPHNGRAEEHFLPAGPFATLPLKPDKDGTNRSSIVWVERTQDAKALVEGDEFVFEHDLEQRFGLKLGEIRVVDKPRAWPLGLTLARAFVAPRIALAGDAAHGIHPIAGQGLNLGFKDVAALAEVIVEADRLGQDIGALDVLERYQQWRRFDTLQMGVTTDVLNRLFSNDIGPLRAVRDLGLGLVERMPRLKDFFIRQASGLSGDTPRLLKGEAI; encoded by the coding sequence ATGGTCGACCGCAAGCCGGATGGAGCAAAGGCCGATGCGAACCGCGAAGCGCCGCTCGACGTGCTCATCGCCGGCGCGGCTTATGTCGGCCTCACCGCGGCCGTGTCGCTGAAGCAGGCGCGGCCGGGCCTCGCCATCGCCGTCGTCGACGCCGCGCCTGCGGGCGTCTGGCAACGGGACGGGCGCGCCTCGGCCATCGCCGCCGCCGCCAGCCGCATGCTGGAGCAGCTCGGTGTCTGGGACGAAATCGCGCCGGAAGCGCAGGCAATCACCGAAATGATCATCACCGATTCGCGCGCCGCCGACCCGGTGCGCCCGGTGTTCCTGACCTTCGACGGCGAGGTGGCGCCGGGCGAGCCTTTCGCCCACATGGTCGCCAACCGTGACTTGAACGGCGCGCTGCGCCGCCGCGCCGAAAAGCTCGGCATCGATATCATCGAAGGCGTCGCGGTCAGCGCCTTCGACGTCAACGGCGCCGGCATCACGGTGCATCTGGCCGACGGCGCGGCGATGAAGGCGCGGCTGCTGATTGCCGCCGACGGCGTCAACTCCAGGCTGCGCGACCTGGCCGGCATCAAGACCGTCAAATGGGAATACGGCCAGTCCGGCATCGTCTGCACGGTGGCGCATGAGCGCCCGCACAACGGCCGCGCCGAGGAGCATTTCCTGCCAGCCGGCCCCTTCGCGACACTGCCGCTGAAGCCGGACAAGGACGGAACCAATCGCTCGTCGATCGTCTGGGTGGAGCGCACGCAAGACGCCAAGGCTCTGGTCGAGGGCGACGAGTTCGTCTTCGAGCACGATCTGGAGCAGCGCTTCGGCCTGAAGCTCGGCGAAATAAGGGTCGTCGACAAGCCGCGCGCCTGGCCGCTCGGCCTGACGCTGGCCCGCGCCTTCGTCGCGCCGCGCATCGCGCTCGCCGGCGACGCCGCGCACGGCATCCACCCGATCGCCGGCCAGGGCCTCAATCTCGGCTTCAAGGATGTCGCCGCGCTCGCCGAAGTCATCGTCGAGGCCGACCGGCTCGGCCAGGACATCGGCGCCCTCGACGTGCTCGAGCGCTACCAGCAATGGCGCCGCTTCGACACGCTGCAGATGGGCGTCACCACCGATGTCTTGAACCGTTTGTTTTCCAACGACATTGGCCCGCTGCGCGCCGTCCGCGATCTCGGCCTCGGGCTGGTCGAGCGCATGCCCAGGCTGAAGGATTTCTTCATCCGCCAGGCCTCGGGCCTCTCCGGCGACACGCCGAGGCTGCTCAAGGGCGAGGCGATCTGA
- the tesB gene encoding acyl-CoA thioesterase II: MTAAMDELLDILDLEQLEHNLYRGRSPKVDWQRVFGGQTIAQALVAAQRTVEPERHVHSLHGYFMRPGDTKLPIVYDVDRIRDGGSFTTRRVVAIQHGQAIFSLEASFQQDEIGLEHQMPMPRDVPAPDTLLSQRELLGKFGEAVPEGIRRYWDRDRPIEMKPVMLKHYTSREKLEPQQNIWIRTTGPVPENRAIQAAVLAYLSDMTLLDTSTFAHGRAIFDRDIQAASLDHAMWFHRSHSLDDWILYNQDSPSTQGSRGFTRGSLFARDGTLIASVAQEGLIRLKR, from the coding sequence ATGACGGCGGCCATGGACGAGCTTCTCGACATTCTCGACCTCGAGCAGCTCGAACACAATCTGTATCGTGGTCGCAGCCCAAAGGTCGACTGGCAGCGCGTTTTCGGCGGCCAGACCATCGCCCAGGCGCTGGTCGCCGCGCAGCGCACCGTGGAACCGGAGCGCCATGTGCATTCGCTGCACGGCTATTTCATGCGGCCCGGCGACACCAAGCTGCCGATCGTCTACGACGTCGACCGCATCCGCGACGGCGGCTCCTTCACCACGCGCCGGGTCGTGGCGATCCAGCATGGCCAGGCGATCTTCTCGCTGGAGGCTTCGTTCCAGCAGGACGAGATTGGCCTTGAGCACCAGATGCCGATGCCGCGCGACGTGCCGGCGCCCGACACGCTGCTGTCCCAGCGCGAGCTGCTCGGCAAATTCGGCGAAGCGGTGCCGGAAGGCATCAGGCGCTACTGGGATCGCGACCGGCCTATCGAGATGAAGCCGGTGATGCTGAAGCACTATACGAGCCGCGAGAAGCTGGAGCCGCAGCAGAACATCTGGATCCGCACCACCGGCCCGGTGCCCGAAAACCGTGCGATACAGGCGGCCGTGCTCGCCTACCTCTCCGACATGACGCTGCTCGACACCTCGACCTTCGCGCATGGCCGCGCCATCTTCGACCGCGACATCCAGGCGGCCAGCCTCGACCATGCCATGTGGTTCCACCGCAGCCACTCGCTCGACGACTGGATCCTCTACAACCAGGACAGCCCGTCGACGCAAGGGTCGCGCGGCTTCACCCGCGGTTCGCTGTTCGCGCGGGACGGAACGCTCATCGCTTCGGTCGCCCAGGAAGGCCTGATCCGACTCAAGCGCTGA
- a CDS encoding P-II family nitrogen regulator encodes MKIVMAIIKPFKLDEVREALTAVGIQGLTVTEVKGYGRQKGHTEIYRGAEYAVSFLPKIKIEVAVGADMVDKAVEAITSAAKTGQIGDGKIFVFGIDQAVRIRTGETDTDAL; translated from the coding sequence ATGAAAATCGTGATGGCAATCATCAAGCCGTTCAAGCTCGACGAGGTGCGCGAAGCGCTCACCGCCGTCGGCATCCAGGGCCTGACCGTCACCGAAGTTAAAGGCTACGGGCGTCAGAAGGGGCACACGGAAATCTATCGCGGCGCGGAGTACGCGGTCAGCTTCCTGCCCAAGATCAAGATCGAGGTCGCGGTCGGCGCCGACATGGTCGACAAGGCCGTCGAAGCCATCACTTCGGCCGCCAAGACCGGCCAGATCGGCGACGGCAAGATCTTCGTCTTCGGCATCGACCAGGCGGTGCGCATCCGTACCGGCGAAACAGACACCGACGCGCTCTGA
- a CDS encoding ammonium transporter, with translation MKTTGRAAASLALVALSTAAAFAQEAAPAAPAAPAAPTPVLDTGNTAWMLTSTALVLMMTIPGLALFYGGMVRKKNVLATIMQSFAITCLVTVLWFMFGYSLAFTTNESASLNSYVGGFSRFFHHGITVSTLWLPGVANIPEFVFSMFQLTFAIITPALIAGAFAERMKFSALLIFMGLWLVFVYAPIAHWVWGGGFLGSAGVLDFAGGTVVHINAGVAGLVCALVLGKREGYGTTNMAPHNLVYSVIGASLLWVGWFGFNAGSELAADGLAGAAMMNTQVATAAAALAWMFAEWIVAKKPSVLGIISGAVAGLVAVTPASGFVNPTGAFIVGILAGVICYISAVKLKHAFGYDDSLDAFGVHGVGGIVGALLTGALADPTINALGKDASVGKQLYGIVFTILWTAIATFVILYIVKALVGLRPSTQEEVEGLDVTQHGEVVP, from the coding sequence TTGAAGACGACGGGACGCGCGGCCGCTTCGCTCGCTCTCGTAGCGCTGAGCACCGCCGCCGCCTTCGCGCAGGAGGCCGCTCCGGCGGCGCCTGCGGCGCCCGCCGCTCCGACCCCGGTTCTCGACACCGGCAATACCGCCTGGATGCTGACCTCGACGGCGCTGGTGCTGATGATGACCATTCCGGGCCTGGCGCTGTTCTACGGCGGCATGGTGCGCAAGAAGAACGTGCTCGCCACCATCATGCAGAGCTTCGCCATCACCTGCCTGGTGACGGTGCTGTGGTTCATGTTCGGCTATTCGCTCGCCTTCACCACCAACGAATCCGCCAGCTTGAACAGCTATGTCGGCGGCTTCTCGCGGTTCTTCCACCACGGCATCACCGTCTCGACGCTCTGGCTGCCGGGCGTGGCGAATATTCCCGAATTCGTCTTCTCGATGTTCCAGTTGACCTTCGCCATCATCACGCCGGCGCTGATCGCCGGCGCCTTCGCCGAGCGCATGAAATTCTCGGCGCTGCTGATCTTCATGGGCCTGTGGCTGGTGTTCGTCTACGCGCCGATCGCGCATTGGGTGTGGGGCGGCGGCTTCCTCGGCTCGGCCGGTGTGCTCGACTTCGCCGGCGGCACGGTCGTCCACATCAACGCTGGTGTCGCGGGCCTGGTCTGCGCGCTGGTGCTGGGCAAGCGCGAAGGCTACGGCACCACCAACATGGCGCCGCATAACCTGGTCTACTCGGTCATCGGCGCCTCGCTGCTGTGGGTCGGGTGGTTCGGCTTCAACGCCGGTTCGGAACTGGCGGCCGATGGCCTTGCCGGCGCCGCGATGATGAACACGCAGGTTGCCACCGCCGCTGCGGCGCTCGCCTGGATGTTCGCCGAATGGATCGTCGCCAAGAAGCCTTCGGTGCTCGGCATCATCTCGGGCGCGGTCGCTGGCCTAGTGGCGGTGACGCCGGCCTCCGGCTTCGTCAACCCGACCGGCGCCTTCATCGTCGGCATCCTCGCCGGCGTCATCTGCTACATCTCGGCGGTCAAGCTCAAGCATGCGTTCGGCTATGACGACTCGCTCGATGCCTTCGGCGTGCACGGCGTTGGCGGCATCGTCGGCGCGCTGCTCACCGGCGCGCTCGCCGATCCGACGATCAACGCGCTCGGCAAGGACGCCTCTGTAGGCAAGCAACTCTACGGCATTGTCTTCACCATCCTGTGGACGGCGATCGCCACCTTCGTGATCCTCTACATCGTCAAGGCGCTGGTCGGCCTGCGTCCGTCGACCCAGGAAGAGGTCGAGGGTCTCGACGTCACCCAGCACGGCGAAGTGGTGCCGTAA
- a CDS encoding DNA translocase FtsK, which yields MRSGASAPLALTDTGHGIQAFARRQVGRLAGAGLFLFTAFGIAALATWNVADPSFSHATSNVVTNAMGYAGAVFSDLAMQFFGLAAVAGLVPAVVWGFLLFTARGVDKLPKRGFAWFGFALLAAAIAGCVTPPNTWPLPTGLGGVFGDMVLKIPGIAVGGYPKGLFATIIAVVLAAPMLWLFAYGSALIARKNGFAVMERAAAPDPREQDEMLFDEDEDEGDEGILALGAVTHWWLSFRAFLHRRAERRRRERDEFEPPMQPKSSAWRRAAERVESAEFAESRVSPGGRARVEPEFFAAMVNDRSASVDPADQDIFENEQDEDVDLDDFDDEAPAQRRGAHAKVQNFRSDAATRVAAPAARPVPGARVQREAQTSLIGSDTFEMPSLHFLSEPKNVAKDPSLSKDALEQNARLLEGVLEDFGVKGEIIHVRPGPVVTLYELEPAPGIKSSRVIGLSDDIARSMSAIACRVAVVPGRNAIGIELPNAKRETVYLREIMASRDFETTKAKLALALGKTINGEAVIVDIAKMPHVLVAGTTGSGKSVAINTMILSLLYRMTPQECRLIMIDPKMLELSVYDGIPHLLTPVVTDPKKAVVALKWTVREMEDRYRKMSKVGVRNIDGFNARVQQAENKGEKISRTVQTGFDRQTGEAIYETENLDLEPMPYIVVIIDEMADLMMVAGKDIEGAVQRLAQMARAAGIHVIMATQRPSVDVITGTIKANFPTRISFQVTSKIDSRTILGEQGAEQLLGMGDMLYMAGGGRIQRVHGPFVSDDEVERIVAHLKLQGVPEYLDAITEDDEEEDEDGPSGKGGSGGGGAGNFEDSDDPYDQAVAVVLRDGKASTSYIQRRLGIGYNRAASIIEKMEKEGIVGPANHAGKREILVPTEDDKF from the coding sequence ATGCGTTCAGGCGCCTCAGCACCGCTCGCGCTGACCGATACGGGGCACGGCATCCAGGCATTCGCGCGGCGTCAGGTCGGGCGGCTGGCCGGCGCCGGGCTGTTCCTGTTCACCGCCTTCGGCATCGCGGCTTTGGCCACGTGGAACGTTGCCGACCCGAGCTTCTCGCACGCCACCAGCAACGTCGTCACCAACGCCATGGGTTATGCGGGTGCGGTGTTCTCCGACCTTGCCATGCAGTTCTTCGGTCTTGCCGCCGTGGCCGGTCTGGTGCCCGCGGTTGTCTGGGGCTTTCTGCTTTTCACCGCGCGCGGCGTCGACAAATTGCCGAAGCGCGGCTTCGCCTGGTTCGGCTTCGCGCTTCTGGCCGCGGCCATCGCCGGCTGCGTGACGCCGCCCAACACCTGGCCGCTGCCGACCGGGCTTGGTGGCGTCTTCGGCGACATGGTGCTGAAGATCCCGGGCATCGCCGTCGGCGGTTACCCGAAAGGGCTTTTCGCGACGATCATCGCGGTCGTCCTCGCCGCGCCGATGTTATGGCTGTTTGCCTATGGCTCGGCGCTGATCGCGCGCAAGAACGGCTTCGCCGTCATGGAGCGCGCTGCTGCGCCCGATCCGCGCGAGCAGGACGAGATGCTGTTCGACGAGGATGAGGACGAGGGCGACGAGGGCATCCTGGCGCTCGGCGCCGTCACCCATTGGTGGCTGTCGTTCCGCGCCTTCTTGCATCGCCGCGCCGAGCGCCGCAGGCGGGAGCGCGACGAGTTCGAGCCGCCGATGCAGCCCAAGTCCAGCGCATGGCGGCGCGCCGCCGAGCGCGTCGAATCGGCCGAGTTCGCCGAAAGCCGGGTGAGCCCGGGCGGCCGCGCCCGTGTCGAGCCGGAATTCTTCGCCGCCATGGTCAACGACCGCAGCGCTTCAGTCGATCCGGCGGACCAGGATATTTTCGAAAACGAGCAGGACGAGGACGTCGACCTCGACGACTTCGACGACGAGGCGCCTGCCCAGCGGCGCGGCGCGCACGCCAAGGTGCAGAATTTCCGCTCCGATGCCGCGACCCGTGTCGCGGCGCCGGCGGCGCGGCCGGTGCCGGGCGCCCGTGTGCAGCGCGAGGCGCAGACCTCGCTGATCGGCTCCGACACGTTCGAGATGCCGTCGCTGCATTTCCTCTCCGAGCCGAAGAACGTCGCCAAGGATCCAAGCCTGTCGAAGGACGCGCTGGAGCAGAACGCGCGGCTTCTCGAAGGCGTGCTGGAGGATTTCGGCGTCAAGGGCGAGATCATCCATGTCCGCCCCGGTCCGGTCGTCACGCTCTACGAGCTGGAGCCGGCGCCCGGCATCAAGTCCTCGCGCGTCATCGGCCTGTCCGACGACATCGCCCGCTCGATGAGCGCGATCGCCTGCCGCGTCGCCGTGGTGCCTGGCCGCAATGCCATCGGCATCGAGCTGCCCAACGCCAAGCGCGAGACGGTCTATCTGAGGGAGATCATGGCCAGTCGCGACTTCGAGACGACCAAGGCGAAGCTGGCGCTGGCGCTCGGCAAGACCATCAATGGCGAGGCGGTCATCGTCGACATCGCCAAGATGCCGCATGTGCTGGTCGCCGGCACCACCGGCTCCGGCAAGTCGGTCGCCATCAACACGATGATCCTGTCGCTGCTCTACCGGATGACGCCGCAGGAATGCCGGCTGATCATGATCGACCCGAAGATGCTCGAGCTCTCCGTCTATGACGGCATCCCGCATCTGCTCACGCCGGTCGTCACCGATCCGAAGAAGGCGGTCGTGGCGCTGAAATGGACCGTGCGGGAGATGGAGGACCGCTACCGCAAGATGTCCAAGGTCGGCGTGCGCAACATCGACGGCTTCAACGCACGCGTTCAGCAAGCGGAGAACAAGGGCGAAAAAATCTCGCGCACGGTGCAGACCGGCTTCGACCGCCAGACCGGCGAGGCGATCTACGAGACCGAGAACCTCGATCTCGAGCCGATGCCCTATATCGTGGTCATCATCGACGAGATGGCCGACCTGATGATGGTGGCCGGCAAGGATATCGAAGGCGCGGTGCAGCGGCTGGCGCAGATGGCGCGCGCCGCCGGCATCCATGTCATCATGGCAACGCAACGTCCTTCGGTCGACGTCATCACCGGCACGATCAAGGCGAATTTCCCGACCCGCATCTCCTTCCAGGTGACGTCGAAGATCGACAGCCGCACCATCCTTGGCGAGCAGGGCGCCGAGCAGCTGCTCGGCATGGGCGACATGCTCTACATGGCCGGCGGCGGGCGCATCCAGCGCGTCCACGGTCCGTTCGTCTCGGACGACGAGGTCGAGCGGATCGTCGCGCATCTGAAGCTGCAGGGCGTGCCGGAATATCTCGACGCCATCACGGAGGACGATGAGGAAGAGGACGAGGATGGCCCGTCCGGCAAGGGTGGTTCCGGCGGCGGTGGCGCCGGCAATTTCGAGGATTCCGACGATCCCTACGACCAGGCGGTGGCGGTGGTGCTGCGCGACGGCAAGGCCTCGACCAGCTACATCCAGCGGCGGCTCGGCATCGGCTACAACCGCGCCGCCTCGATCATCGAGAAGATGGAGAAGGAAGGCATTGTCGGCCCGGCCAACCATGCCGGCAAACGCGAGATTTTGGTGCCGACCGAGGACGACAAGTTCTAG
- a CDS encoding outer membrane lipoprotein carrier protein LolA, whose product MNTQTEFAITRRQLLGLGLMLGGAAALNLVPGYQLVAAAQAAVPPAAQKIADHFSSVKSMSGEFVQFGPKGEQTGGKFFLERPGKIRFNYDGSSNFRVISDGKSVVILNKKLNTSDLYPLSKTPLKLLLDDRIDLSGGRVKAVKEEDDLTTIKLSDKSVFGNAMITMMFDPKTYDLRQWTITDAQGKDTTVMIFNTKEGVSFPADTFAIDYTANRELNTKTR is encoded by the coding sequence ATGAACACCCAGACCGAATTCGCCATCACCCGCCGCCAGCTCCTCGGCCTCGGCTTGATGCTTGGCGGAGCTGCCGCTCTCAACCTTGTGCCCGGCTACCAGCTTGTGGCGGCCGCGCAGGCGGCGGTGCCGCCGGCGGCGCAGAAGATCGCCGATCATTTCTCCTCGGTGAAGTCGATGAGCGGCGAGTTCGTCCAGTTCGGCCCGAAGGGCGAGCAGACCGGCGGCAAGTTCTTTCTCGAGCGCCCGGGCAAGATCCGCTTCAACTATGACGGCTCTTCGAACTTCCGCGTCATCTCCGACGGAAAGTCGGTGGTGATCCTCAACAAGAAGCTCAACACATCCGATCTCTACCCGCTGTCGAAGACGCCGTTGAAATTGCTGCTCGACGACCGGATCGACCTCTCCGGCGGGCGCGTCAAGGCCGTCAAGGAAGAGGACGACCTTACGACCATCAAGCTTTCCGACAAGTCGGTCTTCGGCAACGCGATGATCACCATGATGTTCGACCCGAAGACCTATGATCTGCGCCAGTGGACGATCACCGATGCGCAAGGCAAGGACACGACGGTGATGATCTTCAACACCAAGGAAGGCGTTAGCTTCCCGGCCGACACGTTTGCGATCGACTACACGGCGAACCGCGAGCTGAACACGAAGACGCGCTGA
- the xth gene encoding exodeoxyribonuclease III: MPFTIATWNINSVRLRMPIVERLLKERAPDVLCLQETKVPDELFPEKAFRKAGYEHILFHGQKGYHGVATVARRPIELVEKRRFCEIDDSRHLSVRVQAGGKSVLVHNFYVPAGGDEPDPEINRKFRHKLDFVYEMNSVPASGDESSASILVGDLNIAPQEHDVWSHKQLLNVVSHTPVETTNFEAMRKTGGWVDLMRLNVPAEQKLYTWWSYRAKDWEASNRGRRLDHIWSSANLVPAFKGYEILQAARGWEKPSDHVPVIARFDLD; this comes from the coding sequence ATGCCCTTCACCATCGCCACCTGGAACATCAACTCCGTGCGCCTGCGCATGCCGATCGTCGAGCGGCTGTTGAAGGAGCGCGCGCCCGACGTGCTCTGCCTGCAGGAAACCAAGGTGCCGGACGAGCTGTTCCCGGAGAAGGCATTCCGCAAGGCGGGCTACGAGCACATCCTGTTTCACGGCCAGAAGGGCTATCACGGCGTCGCCACCGTCGCGCGCCGGCCGATCGAGCTGGTTGAGAAGCGGCGCTTCTGCGAGATCGACGACAGCCGGCATCTGTCGGTCAGGGTCCAGGCGGGCGGCAAATCGGTGCTGGTGCATAATTTCTACGTGCCGGCCGGCGGCGATGAGCCCGATCCGGAGATCAACCGCAAATTCCGCCACAAGCTCGATTTCGTCTACGAGATGAATTCCGTGCCGGCGAGCGGCGACGAATCGTCGGCGTCGATCCTGGTCGGCGACCTGAACATCGCGCCGCAGGAGCACGACGTCTGGTCGCACAAGCAATTGCTCAACGTCGTCAGCCATACGCCGGTCGAGACGACGAATTTCGAGGCGATGCGCAAGACCGGCGGCTGGGTCGACCTGATGCGGCTCAACGTGCCGGCCGAGCAGAAGCTCTACACTTGGTGGAGCTACCGCGCGAAAGACTGGGAGGCGTCGAACCGCGGCCGCCGCCTCGACCACATCTGGTCCTCCGCGAACCTGGTGCCGGCTTTCAAAGGCTACGAGATCCTGCAGGCGGCCCGCGGCTGGGAGAAGCCGTCGGACCATGTGCCGGTCATCGCGCGGTTCGACCTGGATTAG
- a CDS encoding cyclic nucleotide-binding domain-containing protein produces the protein MALDDDIRILSGVKLFQGFTQEQLRLLAFGAETTMLQADHKLYREDDVADSAYIVVSGLITLYRELGGERVPIGTAGPGTMLSELALIADTNRLTSASAAVDSEVIRLSRKMFHRILEEYPEIAVLLHERILEEFQQMIARIEELAPRFTG, from the coding sequence ATGGCGCTGGATGACGACATCCGCATCCTGTCCGGTGTGAAGCTTTTCCAGGGCTTCACCCAGGAACAGTTGCGCCTGCTCGCCTTCGGCGCCGAGACCACCATGCTGCAGGCCGACCATAAGCTCTACCGCGAGGATGATGTTGCTGATTCTGCCTACATCGTGGTCAGCGGCCTGATCACGCTCTATCGGGAGCTAGGGGGCGAACGCGTCCCGATCGGCACCGCGGGTCCGGGCACTATGCTGAGCGAACTGGCGCTGATAGCCGACACCAACCGGCTGACCAGCGCCTCCGCAGCGGTCGACTCTGAAGTGATCCGATTGAGCCGCAAGATGTTCCACCGAATCCTGGAAGAATATCCGGAGATCGCGGTGCTGTTGCATGAGCGCATCCTGGAGGAATTCCAGCAGATGATCGCCCGCATCGAGGAACTGGCGCCGCGTTTTACGGGGTAG
- a CDS encoding response regulator transcription factor codes for MTSRTILIVDDDDDLRATLVEQLALYEEFDVQQESTAAKGVAAARGGVVDLLIMDVGLPDMDGREAVKILRKGGYKAPIIMLTGHDTDSDTILGLEAGANDYVTKPFRFAVLLARIRAQLRQHEQSEDATFSVGPYTFKPSQKLLIDPRGAKVRLTEKEASIIKYLYRADQKVVTRDVLLEEVWGYNSGVTTHTLETHVYRLRQKIERDPSNAEILVTESGGYKLVP; via the coding sequence ATGACATCACGCACCATCCTGATCGTCGATGACGACGACGACCTGCGCGCCACCCTGGTCGAGCAGCTGGCGCTCTACGAGGAATTCGACGTCCAGCAGGAATCGACCGCCGCAAAAGGCGTTGCCGCTGCGCGCGGCGGCGTCGTCGACCTTCTCATCATGGATGTCGGCCTGCCCGATATGGACGGCCGCGAGGCGGTGAAGATCCTGCGCAAGGGCGGCTACAAGGCGCCGATCATCATGCTGACCGGCCACGACACCGATTCCGACACGATTCTGGGTCTCGAGGCCGGCGCCAACGATTATGTGACCAAGCCCTTCCGCTTCGCCGTCCTGTTGGCCCGCATCCGCGCCCAGCTTCGCCAGCATGAGCAGAGCGAGGACGCCACCTTCTCGGTCGGACCCTACACGTTCAAGCCCAGCCAGAAGCTCTTGATCGATCCGCGCGGCGCCAAGGTGCGGCTGACCGAGAAGGAAGCCTCGATCATCAAATATCTCTACCGCGCCGACCAGAAGGTGGTAACGCGCGACGTGCTGCTGGAAGAGGTCTGGGGCTACAATTCCGGCGTCACCACGCACACGCTGGAGACCCATGTCTACCGGTTGCGCCAGAAGATCGAGCGCGATCCTTCCAATGCCGAAATTCTTGTGACAGAAAGCGGCGGCTACAAGCTGGTTCCTTAA
- a CDS encoding L,D-transpeptidase, translated as MICSVTRSYKKKRARNEAGAFLPKGLRVLVVRARPGNPAQGFLQAGKTVFPCALGRSGITANKHEGDGATPLASMRILSGYFRGDHFAGGRRTRLPMAPIGPDLGWCEVPDDRNYNRPVKIPYGASHERMKRDDRLYDVCLVLDWNIAPRLRGRGSAIFFHLARPGFTPTQGCVAVTARTMARLLPLLSDRTVVKVVR; from the coding sequence GTGATTTGTTCCGTGACCCGATCATACAAGAAAAAACGCGCGCGCAATGAGGCGGGCGCATTTTTGCCGAAAGGCTTGCGCGTTTTGGTGGTGCGTGCCCGCCCCGGCAACCCCGCGCAAGGTTTCCTGCAAGCCGGCAAAACGGTGTTTCCCTGCGCCCTGGGGCGCAGCGGCATCACCGCCAACAAGCATGAAGGGGACGGCGCGACGCCGCTGGCGTCGATGCGCATCCTGTCGGGCTATTTCCGGGGCGATCATTTCGCGGGCGGGCGCAGGACGAGGCTGCCGATGGCGCCGATCGGTCCGGATCTCGGCTGGTGCGAGGTGCCGGACGACCGCAACTACAACCGTCCGGTGAAGATCCCCTATGGCGCGAGCCATGAGCGGATGAAGCGCGACGACCGGCTCTACGATGTCTGCCTGGTGCTCGACTGGAACATCGCGCCGCGCTTGCGCGGGCGCGGCAGCGCGATCTTCTTCCATCTGGCCCGGCCGGGCTTCACGCCGACCCAGGGCTGCGTGGCGGTGACGGCGCGGACCATGGCAAGGCTGCTGCCGTTGCTGTCGGACAGGACGGTGGTGAAGGTGGTGAGGTAG